Genomic segment of Nevskiales bacterium:
CATCAGCCGCTATTACTTTTGATGGGCGTTTGTAGGAGCGGGCCTGCTCGCGACTCTTTGCGCTGTTATCGCGTGCAAGGCAGGCGCCTACATCCGGAACAGAGGTCTCGATGAACGAAGCCGTCATCGTCTCTATCGCCCGCACCCCGATCGGCAAGGCCTATCGCGGCGCCTTCAACGACACCGAGGCGCCGGTGCTCGGCGGCCACGTGGTGCGTGCGGTGGTAGAGCGCGCCGGCGTGAATCCGGCCGAGGTGGACGACGTGCTGATCGGCTGCGCGGCACAGCAGGGCACCCAGGCCTACAACCTGGGTCGGCTCTGCGCCTATACCGGCGGGCTGCCGGATACCGTGCCGGGCATGACGCTGGACCGGCAATGTTCCTCGGGCCTGCAGACCATCGCGATTGCCGCGAAGAACATCATGGCCGGCGAGCAGGACATCGTCGTCGCCGGTGGGCTGGAGTCCATTTCGCTGGTGCAGAACAAGCACAAGAACAGCTACCGCTTCGTGTCCGAGGCGGTACTGGCGGCGATGCCGACCGCCTACATCCAGATGATCGAGACTGCCGAGGTGGTGGCCGAGCGTTACGGAATCAGTCGCGCCGCGCAGGACGAGTATTCGCTGCAGAGCCAGCAGCGCACGGCGGCGGCGCAGGCGGCCGGGAGGTTCGACGATGAGATCGTCCCGCTCACCACGCAGAAGCAGCTGTTCGACAAGGAAGGCAACCCGACCACGAAGGAAACCGTCACGCTGGCCAGGGACGAGGGCAACCGTCCCGACACCACGCTGGAATCGCTCGCGAACCTGAAGCCCGTCTGGAAGGACGGCAAGTTCGTGAAGCAGGGGGCGCACATCACCGCCGGCAATGCCTCGCAGCTGTCGGACGGCGCCGCAGCGGTGCTCGTGACGAGCGCGAAGACCGCGAAGGCGCGCGGCCTTGCGCCGCTCGGCATCTACCGCGGTTTCGCGGTGGCCGGCTGCAGGCCGGACGAGATGGGCATCGGCCCGGTGTACGCGGTGCCCAAGCTGCTGGCGCAGCACAATTTGAAGGTCTCCGACATCGGCCTGTGGGAGCTGAACGAGGCCTTCGCGGTGCAGGTGATCTACTGCCGTGACCGCCTCGGCATCCCGAACGATCGTTTGAACGTGAACGGCGGCGCGATCAGCATCGGTCATCCCTTCGGCATGAGCGGCGCGCGCATGGTGATGCACGCGCTGGTCGAGGGCCGCCGCCGCGGCGTGAAGTACGTGGTGGTGACCATGTGTATAGGCGGCGGCATGGGCGCCGCGGGCTTGTTCGAGGTGGCCGGCTGAGCGTCCACTCAGCCGGCCATCCCGGCGAAGGCCGGGGTCCAGTGTCTTTGCGGTCCAAAGACACTGGATTCCGGCTTGCGCCGGAACGAGGATGAAAACCCGCGTGCTTGCACGAGTGCGGAGTGGCAGGCGAGACTGGCCCGGCGAGTGGAACGACCGCAAACGGCCGCGAGAGCCGTCGTAACCAGAGCGTGATTGGGAGGAGACATCTCCATGACTGAAAAGCAAATCCCGGCGTCGGCCGGCGCGAACGATGGGATCGCGGCGATGCTGGCACAGGGTTGGGCCGGCTGGGCGGTGGTGACGCTGGTGGTGCTGGTGTCCGTGTACTCGTTCTCGCCGCGTCCCGAGCCTGATTTCCCGCCGAGCGGGCTCAAGTCCGACCGCGTGCTGCTCAACGACGCCGCGCTCGACGCCGGCCGCGTGATTGCCGTGGGCGAGCAGGGCGTGATCCTGCTGGCGGACGATCCACGCGGGCCCTGGCGCCAGGCGAGTGTCAGGACCCCGCGCGGTTCGACGCTCACGCGAGTGATGTTCCTGGACGGCGGTGTGGCCATCGCAGTGGGCCACGACAGCTGGATCCTGCGCAGCACCGACCAGGGCAGCAACTGGCAGGAGGTCCACTTCGACCCCGAGCGCTCCGAGCCGCTGCTGGGTCTGGCCGGGCCCTATGACGGCCGGCTGTACGCCTTCGGCGCCTTCGGCCAGTTCTTCGTATCGCAGGACAACGGCCTGAACTGGCAGCGCGAAACCCTGGTCGAGGAGGGCGCCGCGCCCAAGCCGGTGGTGACGTCCACCGACCCGGCCGACATCTTCGCGGGCGCCGCCGACATCGGCGGCGGCCTGGGCGAGTCGCACCTCAACGACATGACGCGTGCGGGCGACGGCGCGCTGATCCTGGTCGGCGAGCGCGGGCTCGTCGCCCGCTCCACCAATGGCGGCGCCAGCTGGCGCGTCGTGCCGCAGTTCTACAGCGGTTCGTTCTACGGCGTGATGACGCTGGGCTCGGGCCGCCTGCTGGTGCACGGCATGCGCGGCCATGTGTTCTACAGCGACGACCATGGCCGCAGCTGGAAGCCGGCCAAGGTGCCGCTGGCCAACTCGCTGTTCGGCGGTACGGTGCTGCGCAACGGCGACATCATCCTGGTCGGCGCCAGCAATACCATGCTGCTGTCGCGCGACAACGGCGCCAGCTTCGTCAGCGTCGCGAAGAAAGGGCCGCACGGCCTGGCGTCCGTGCTGGCGTTCGAGAGCGGAGAGCTGCTCAAGATCGGCGAGGGGGGGCTATCCCTGGTTCGCCTGGGCCAGGGCCATTAGTCGGCTAGCGGGGGGAGATTACGCATGAACGAACCCAACAAGGCATCGCAGGGCGGTCAGCCGGGCGGACTGCAGGCGCTGGTGGATCGCTGGAGCCACGGCCTGATCCGGCAGCGCCGCAAGTTCGCGCTCCTGTTCGCGCTCATCACCGTGCTGATGGCTGCCAGCGCCAGCCAGGTGCGACTGGATCCGGGATTCCTGAAGCTGATCCCGACCACGCACCCCTACATGCAGACCATGATCGAGTACATGGACGAGTTCTCCGGCGCCAACACCATCCTGGTGAATCTGCGCTGGAAGGGCAAAGGCGACATCTACAACGAAGAGTTCATGCTCGCGTTGCAGAACGCTACCGACGACGTGTTCTTCATCCCGGGCATCAATCGCACGCGCGTCAATTCGCTGTTCACGCCCAACACCTACTACATCGAGATCACCGAGGACGGCTTCGACGGTAAACCCGTCGTGCCGGCCGAGTTCTCGCGCACGCCGGAGCAGCTGGCACAGGTGCGCAGCAACGTCGAGAACTCCGGCCAGATCGGCCTGCTGGTCGCCAACGACCTCAAGGGCT
This window contains:
- a CDS encoding acetyl-CoA C-acyltransferase, with translation MNEAVIVSIARTPIGKAYRGAFNDTEAPVLGGHVVRAVVERAGVNPAEVDDVLIGCAAQQGTQAYNLGRLCAYTGGLPDTVPGMTLDRQCSSGLQTIAIAAKNIMAGEQDIVVAGGLESISLVQNKHKNSYRFVSEAVLAAMPTAYIQMIETAEVVAERYGISRAAQDEYSLQSQQRTAAAQAAGRFDDEIVPLTTQKQLFDKEGNPTTKETVTLARDEGNRPDTTLESLANLKPVWKDGKFVKQGAHITAGNASQLSDGAAAVLVTSAKTAKARGLAPLGIYRGFAVAGCRPDEMGIGPVYAVPKLLAQHNLKVSDIGLWELNEAFAVQVIYCRDRLGIPNDRLNVNGGAISIGHPFGMSGARMVMHALVEGRRRGVKYVVVTMCIGGGMGAAGLFEVAG